The region CGGCAGCTCAGATGCTCATGGTCATTTACCATTTGCATCTTCCTCTTCAGTTCCAGGTTGGCATTTTGATAGTTTTTGGAGGTCGCATTCAGATAGTAGATGGCCAACCTGACACAGGATCACAGAACTCTTGATATGatgagcatgtgtgtgttacTATGACCATATGCATGTttgctttagtgtgtgtgtgtgcatgtgtgtgcgtgtgtgtgtgtgtgtgcgtgtgcgtgtgcacgtgtgtgcgtgtgtgtgtgcatgtgtgtgtgtgtgtgtgtacatacaccaTCAGCAGCACAGCTGGTATGATCAGCCCAGGATTAGTTGCGTAGGTGAAGATATTACCAATGAACGCTGGTAGGTCTTTCTCTATAGTTTCCATGACAACGTCATACATTTGCGCCCTTCCACTAGTAGACAAGAGACCAGTATTAGATGTGTgcctagtgtgtatgtgtgcgtgcgtgtgtgtgtgtgcattagagACACCTGAAGGGGCCACAGTCAGAGGAGGGCGGCAGGGTCATTATGGTGTAAACCACAGGCAGAAGGCTGAGAAAGAGCACCAGGAGGAGGAGGCCCATGTAGAAGTTGTTGGATTTGGAGGCCTTGAAGACCCTCTCATGGGGAACGTTACAGCTCATCACGGCCCAGCACTGGTAGTACATCGAGGAGAGGAGGCGCAGGACGTTCAATCCTACCAGGCCAGGGGCATAGAACGCACCCATCCTGAAACAAACACAGATACAGAAATATGTGATAAACACAACATACAGGTTGATTGGAAATGTGTAGATGGTTTATGTGATGTCTCATATTTACTCACCAAATCATTCCTTGATTGAAGATTAATCCAAGCACGTTGCCGCTGATGTCAAACTCTCCATAAGACGGCTAGAATCACATATAAATATTTTAAATAGTGCAATGCATGAAATAAATAATGTAAACATAATTCTGTTCAttgtcccccccttctctctccctctttctctctctcagtaattAACTTCCCAGGGCAGTGTCCTGTGTCTTGGTGAATGCGAAGGATCACCTATCGTGCCAGATGTTGCTGTGTGGTATCAAGTTTACTTGTTCTCACACATACAATAAGCAAAGATAAAACAAAGTAAAGAGCAATATAGTAGTGCTGGATTGTATTGATAGTGAGTAAGTATACCTTGTTACCATACTACCATACATGTTATTACCACTTTATCCCATACTGTAATGTAAAGTGCTACCAAAATGTCTTACGATagaatgggaacacacacacagtagaacagtagttatGTTATTCTTCGGAAGCCTAGCACGTACAAATCCAGCCTCCAGGTCCCAGCACCAGCAGTAGTTGAGGAAACGCACAATCACGGCTCGCACAAAGTCACCAATGAGGATGGTCAGATATGTCACCTGGATGTCAGAGACGGTGAGCTTCACAAACTCCTAGAGGGCAGCACAGAAGGGAAACTAAACATGAAACGCCCAGCATGTCACACAGCCTCAGTCTCATCACTGGTGCACAATGACAGAAACTTTATGGGCTGCCCAGGTCAGGTGGAGGAAAACACAGGAGGaacaacaaaataataaaaaacgGTGGTCTGCCACCGCTATGTTTAGTAAAAAAGGGAAAACGGAGGAAGAACACGGGTAATCCTCACTATGCCAACGTCGGTCTCCCAGCACGGCCCTCTGATGACATCAGCAGGAGGGATGTCCGGAGGGGGGATGTCAGTAGTGTTGTGGAAGGTGCTGTAGTTGGCATAGTACTCCTTCAGACCCCAGATAGTGGCATTCTTAATGTACTTCTCCTGTTCCAACTGTACACATGTTAACACACAAAGACAGGTTCAGGTGAGTAAGCAAAATATACATTCATACAATATgtacggaacacacacacacacacaggtgaaaaaacacacaaacatgcatttGCAGGTACATAACACTGACACATTGTCTGGTACCTTTTCGTTGACATCATCAAACAGGGCGAACAGGAAGGTGTAGAGGTTCCCAAGGAACAGGGCAAAGATGCGGCCCAGCTGCCACTTGAGGGCGATACGAGGGTGGTACTCCTCCAGCTCAGCGATGGTCTCAAAGAGAGGGGGGCACACCAGCCCCAGCAGTGACATCACAACCTCCACCTGGAAAGTAAAACAACCAATCACCAGGATGAAGACTAAAAAAATACTTAATAACCATTAAATACTGAACATACtattattaaattattatttCTTTATAAATATCTATTAGCATGTATAAGTATTATAAGCATTACATTCATTAACATGTATAACACGTATCATATAATTTATAAACATGTAATAATTTTTAGTTGCTTAAGTTAAGTGTAACCCAAGTGTGgtatgatatatatattttataaatgtttgaCTGTCATGACAACCCAGATAATAGCACAACAACCTACAACTGAAGAAAACAGGACAAACACCAAATGTACATTTCTGGCTCACTCCCTTTGACTAGATGAACCATAGCACAGCATGTATCTGATCATAACAACTCAACCTGCCTCATTCTTTTCATACCAGGAGAGCGTATTCTGATCTAGTTTTGCAAAGTCCTGAGACCTCTTGACCACAAAATAGATGAGGAAGCCACTGCCCCCCAGGCTGCAGAGAATGAAAAGATTGGCTAGAACCCGCAGGAACCTCCGCAAGTGGATGTTCTCATCCTTCTGGTTCTCCTGTTCGTCTACTATGGATTCCTACCGAGAACAGTCGATTAGTGAGAAACACAGTGGATACTATGGTTGAAGATAGTAAGTGTCTAGGCCCCTACATGTAGTACATGTATATGATTCTTGGGAGATTGAAGATTTTTAAAGATAAGAGCAATGGATATTTGTAGAACAAAGTTATGCATAAACAACAGTATCTTGTGCCAAGCTAGTGGTAGGTCGGTCTATTAGCTATGGATAGGCCTAAGTGTTAGCTGCTGCTGTGTTTACCTTAaagctggtggtgatggaggcataCTTGTTGTCAGCTGTCTCTGGGTTCCCAATGAGGTAATCCCAGCTGGTGAACATCTTAAAGGTGAATGTAAACTGTCCATCGtccccaccatctcctccctcatcCGAGTTACGGGCCATCCTGGGGGGGAGGGTTGCTGGCATCAATATTTCGgatactgtttgtgtgtatgtggatTAGTATATATTTACTGTGTGCATATGTGTAtgttcacgtgtgtgtgtttaacccaCGTTCTAATGACCACCATCAGGCTGTAGCCGAAGATGCCAACACCGACCAGTAGGTAGGACAGTGGCAGTCTGAACTGGAGGAGTCCGATGGTGCGTTCGTCATTATAGTAgccatagaacagaacagagtacttGCAGTAGCCCTGGTGAAATTAAGAAAAATAATCATGTTCATATGCAAGTCATTCATCTGAAATTAAGCTGACAGTGCCAAGTACAATTGATGTACTGAAAATGTGTAACACTTTATAAAGGACCCACCCATAACAAGTTGCAGCCACTATTTCGATGCCATTTCCTGTCCGAAGAATGATGAAGGCTACTTACACATATTCACAAATTGAAATATACATATTCATTGAAATGATAGGCTACAATAGCTTTGCTCATAATCATTCATGCCGCAAATGACACGTAACATGTAACTAACTATAAGTTCCTAGAATTTTATTTTGCGGGTTCCTTTGCATTATCTGAATAGGCACGTGAGGTTCTAGCTATCATTACACCAATGAAAGCATTAATCttcaggggagggggggggcgaagacatcaaaactatgaaataatacatatggaatcatgtagtaaccaaaaaagtgttaaacaaatcaaaatatattctagattttagattcttcaaagtagccacgcttggccttgatgacaacttttcacactcttggcattctctcaaccagcttcacctggaatgatttttcaacatatgctgagcacttgttggctgcttttccttcactctgcggtccaactcatcccaaaccatctcaattgggttgaggtcgggtgattgtggaggccaggtcatctgacacaacactccatcactctccttcttgctcaaataacccttacacatcctggaggtgtgttggtcattatcctgttgaaaaacaaatgatagttccattaagcacaaaccagatgggatggcgtattactgcagaatgctgttgtagacatgctggttaagtgtgccttgaattctaaataaatcactgacagcatcaccagaaaagcacccccacaccatcacaccacctcctccatgcttcacggtgggaaccacacatgcggagatcatccgttcacctactctgcgtctcacaaagacacggcagttggaaccaaaaatatcacattttgactcatcattcattctcctctgaacagttgatgttgtgatgtgtctgttacttgaactctgtgaagcatttatttgggctgcaatctgaggtgctgtTAACTCTAGTGAACgtatcctctgctgcagaagtaactctgggtcttcctttcctgcggccgtcctcatgagagacagttttgtcatagctcttgatggtttttgcgactgcacttgaagaaactttaaaagttcttgaaaaaTTCCGGATtgaatgaccttcatgtcttaaagtaatgatggactgtcgtttctctttgcttatttgagctgttcttgccataatatgaacttggtcttttaccaaatagggctatcttctgtataccaccctagcttgtcacaacacaactgattggctgaaatgcattaagatggaaagaaattccacaaattaacttttaacaaggcacacctgataagtgaaatgcattccaggtgactacctcgtgaagctggttgagaaaatgccaagagtgtgcaaagctgtcatcaaggcattgGGTGGTCTATATAAACAACGAaacaatatcaaatatattttgatttgtttaacacatttttggttactacatgattccatatggttatttcatagttttgatggcttcactatttttctaaaatgtagaaaatgtaaaaaataatgaaagcccttgaatgagtaggtgtttccaaacatttgactggttccattttataaatgtatatatatttgttttgtatttgttttgtttcGTTGTTTATATAGACCACCAAAGAAAAGTGACAATGGACAAATTATTCAATGGATTATGATAATTTTCTgaaaaagattttaaaaagtagACTTGCAAAAACATACATTTGCACCGCCTATTTTAATTTGCTCCTTGGCTCAGGCAGCCAAGTGGACACAAGGCTGTTTGGCTCAGCTCAGTCACGAAGAGGAATAACTTTGCAGCTGTTTCTGATGAATAAATAATGCCACGCTGGTGGGTGGTAACATTCAAGTAAAACCCAGCCCTGAAACTAAACATAGGCTGAAAATAATTAGATTGTCATATAGGATCCGAAGTTGGCAGTTCGGATTTGTCACTTCAAGCCCGAATATATAATACTTTGAATAAAACGATGGCTTATTGACTTAAATCGCTGTGCAACATCATGGGTAAGCTCTGGCCATCGTCTTTCAGCTTGAAACAGTGTATTTATACCGGTGTGGGTGTTTAATTACAATGCAGGTACAATGCAATATGATGCTGTTATTCATGAACATGTATGACCCCTAATGTCTTAAAATCTACTTTTtacccttttttttttaccagtaaTTTAAAAGTACTGTATGACATCACATTTTATGTATGTTTGTTTCATATGTACAATCATATGAAGTAAACCTGAACCTTAAGTAAACTTAACAAGGTGCTTAAATATGGCATCACTCCAAAGATCCTCACTCCAAAATCAAGGAGGACGGAGTAGTCCATGGCTTTGGCCTGCTGCGCTCTGGGAACAGTTTTCCTGGGTATAGACCCATACGGAAGACCCATCATCACCTCGGgacagaaagaaaggaaaaatGAAAGGGAAGTGGGGAAAAGACTGTAAGAATGAGACAGTGAGTCCCTCCTACGATATCTCTCCATATGCTGACCAAATGAACTGCAAATATTTTGCAAGACAATGGACTATGTGCTTAAAGGTCAAAAAGCTGCTCACCTCTGGGAGAACAACAAGACCAAACATTAACCCAAACAGGACCAGGTTTAGACCATACATCCACCGCAAGAAGATGAAGTAGGAAGCCACAGATGACCCAAAGTGACCTGAGGGTTAAAGTTCAAACTCCAAAAGTTACATAATGAATAGATAGAACTACATTACATGAACAAGACAGAAACTCATAGCTTTAAATAATGGTACCCACTCTCAACCTCTTTAATCTTTCTTTCCCATGGAATACAGGCTGTTTTGAAATTGTCAAAGTCACGGTTGAACTTGATCATTTTCTGAAACAAAAAAGGTTAAGAGAGaatatttgaaaataaaagtTTATCACAGACGTACTGTGTAGTTCCTGATAAGAAAAAATCATGAAGATTATGGTGCACTTATGATTTAACCCTTAGCCTACAATTTCTGTGCTCCAGCGGAAATCAAATGAACATAATCCCCATCtctttaagctagagatatcagtttttgcatgggctgcgtctcaatccccCACATCTGCCGATATAACCGTTCCGCATCTtcagtgaaaggtggcagagatggtgtttgtcagaccatgtgaCATCCCGAAACTTCAGAACATACTCCCTTTCGATAATGTTTTTTCAATGTTTCATccaatacatatatttttttattttataaaaaaaacaaataaataaatgatcgTTGGTATAACCATCTTAAAATAATTCCATATGTTAGTGTAGACCCCCCGTCCCCCCTTCCCCCATCCCCGTCCCCTGatttagacagggcttagactctagAGGGTTACATGTGTATTTTACATGCCATATCAAATAACAtcaaataacaggtgtagaccttacagtacaagcccttaaccaacaatgtagttttaagaaaaataagtgttaagtaaataATAGATACGTAAAAAACTAAAtagcaaataattaaagagcagcattaaaataacagtagcgaggctatatacaaggggtgctggtacagagtcaacgtgcgggggcacaggttaatcgatgtaattgaggtaatatgtacatgtaagtaaagttaaagtgactatgcatagataataaacagagagtagcagcagcgtaaaaagaggggggcaggggcaatgcaaatagtctgggtagccatttggttagctgttcagcagactcatggcttggggatagaagctcttaagaagccttttggacctagacttggctctccagtaccgcttgcagtgcggtagtagagagaacagtctatgactagggtgactggagtctttgaccatgtttagggccttcccctgacaactcctggtatagaggtcctggatggcaggaaacttgccccggtgatgtactgggcaatacgcactaccctctgtagtgccttgcggtcggaggccgagcagttgccataccaggcggtgatgcaacgagttaggatgctctcgatggtgcagctgtagaaccttttgaggatctgaggacccatgccaaatctgttcattctcctgaggggaaataggctttgtcatgccctcttcatgactgtcttggtgtgcttggaccatgttagtttgttggtgatttggacaccaaggaacttgaagctctcaaactgctccacaacagccccttcgatgagaatgggggtgtgctcagtcctctttttcctgtagtccacaatcatctcctttgtcttgatcacgttgagggagaggttgctatCCTGGCATCACACGGCCAGGTCcctgaactcctccctataggctgtctcatcgttgtcggtgatcaggcctaccactgttgtgtcgtcggcaaacttaatgacgctgttggagtcatgcctacagcagaggactgagcacgcacacctgaggggtctccgtgttgaggatcagcgtggcagatgtgttgttatttaatttttttaaatttaacctttatttaactatgcaagccagttaagaacaaattcttatttacaatgacggcctaccggggaacagtgggtgaactgccttgttcaggggcagaatgacagatttctactttgtcagctcggggtaccgagccagcaacctttcagttactggcccaacgctctaatcactaggttaCCTAGTCCCCACCTGGGGGAGGCCAATcacgaagtccaggatccagtttcagagggagctgtttagtccttagcttagtgatgagctttgagggcactatggtgttgatctgttggggcggtatgcaaattggagtgggtctagagtttctgggataatggtgttcctgtgagccatgaccagcctttcaaatcactccatggctacagaagtgagtgctacgggttggtagtcatttagtcaggttaccttagtgttctttgggacagggactatgttggtctgcttgaaacatgttggtattacagactcagtcagggacaggttgaaaatgtcagtgaagacacttgcctgctggtcagctcatgctcggatttcatgtcctggtaatccgtctggccctgcggccttgtgaatgttgacctgtttaaaggatttactcacatcagctatggagagcgtaatcacacagtcatctggaacagctgatgctctcatgcacgcttcagtgttgcttgcctcgaggcaagcatataagtaatttagctcgtctagtaggctcgtgtcactgggcagctaacTTAAGTCTTAACATATTGAAGTTATAAATGCATCATTTGTTTGAATTATTCATAATGATTCAGTAGGACATAACTAATCTTTAAGACTGTGGACTCAGTTGTAAA is a window of Oncorhynchus kisutch isolate 150728-3 linkage group LG3, Okis_V2, whole genome shotgun sequence DNA encoding:
- the LOC109873287 gene encoding transmembrane channel-like protein 2-A, with product MAMLLVTLLLNAAAIYTIVTIPPLSTVAPSAGGRNGKQATSEEEEEDEAQRKRSHKKKAKVQDSEEEDEEEEDEAQRKRAHKKKAKVQDSEEEDEEEEKSVKRKGPKAAGRNKKAVKQVSEEESEEEERGKKRKGRKSTSKNQKEGQNKEKKSDAKGKSDAKGKGVKDKGNEKDKKKKNAKYSSSSSSGESGDEDSLSEGEIAAQKEEVEEKKKLIATLRNKPWRMKRRLKLLKECQAFVEKFEGALGKGKGRKLYAYKVIMAKVMMGLPYGSIPRKTVPRAQQAKAMDYSVLLDFGGYCKYSVLFYGYYNDERTIGLLQFRLPLSYLLVGVGIFGYSLMVVIRTMARNSDEGGDGGDDGQFTFTFKMFTSWDYLIGNPETADNKYASITTSFKESIVDEQENQKDENIHLRRFLRVLANLFILCSLGGSGFLIYFVVKRSQDFAKLDQNTLSWYEKNEVEVVMSLLGLVCPPLFETIAELEEYHPRIALKWQLGRIFALFLGNLYTFLFALFDDVNEKLEQEKYIKNATIWGLKEYYANYSTFHNTTDIPPPDIPPADVIRGPCWETDVGIEFVKLTVSDIQVTYLTILIGDFVRAVIVRFLNYCWCWDLEAGFPSYGEFDISGNVLGLIFNQGMIWMGAFYAPGLVGLNVLRLLSSMYYQCWAVMSCNVPHERVFKASKSNNFYMGLLLLVLFLSLLPVVYTIMTLPPSSDCGPFSGRAQMYDVVMETIEKDLPAFIGNIFTYATNPGLIIPAVLLMVLAIYYLNATSKNYQNANLELKRKMQMARDEEKNRRNNKESTNQVMHDLVGLLPNRSLIPPPAEEAPPPDNMSEKGSKFPKVAKRPGAADNVKGVNLQKDVSLAAPNSRGAVTRPPGPRGPPGNARGPPPGPGRGRGRGAPRPKC